Genomic segment of Eupeodes corollae chromosome 2, idEupCoro1.1, whole genome shotgun sequence:
TTTTGTGTTCCGTACACTAAAATGGATCATAACTCTTTCCGACTGAAGTACTTAGAAATAATGGATGTCTTCTAATAGCGATTTACCTAGAATTAAGCTACTCGTCCAAGATTAGTTATTTCATGTCGTTgaattgttcaattttaaaaacccctaaatatcaattttgtatgtaaaaacaataaatgcatttttctttataatacaTTTAAGTGGCAACACTTTTTGCAACTACTACACGCattatgcatttttaatttaccGTTTTCTGATTATGCTTCTTCTGTTTTTGTGATATGTAATGATGAAAAATATCGAACAAGTGcagttagcaaaaaaaaaaaaatatcaagtcCACCATCCATCGCTATCGCCTTCACCGCATCGCGAGCGCGAATTCCACCAATCAGCTACGGTGTGGAGGAGGTGGAGGCGTAATTAAgaagagaaaaatcgaactcaAGAAATATACTGCTAGCATTCACTTTGCATTGTACAGTTGTACTCTAGAGCTAGCTACAACCGTAACTAACCTCATCGTCATCACCTTCTATGAGTTTGTTGTCAcagatataaatttttaaatttttttaaaacttttcgaCAGCCGAACgaatttgttgtgttttgttaataatataaaaaaaataaaaattaaaggaaaaactCATTGGATTcccatttaaaaagaaaattaaacaacaaaaatacctaCCTACATCTTTTCTACCTCAACTGTCGGATATTTCGAGCATTAAAAGTTAACATACTATAATCCTCCACGTCGttgataaattcaatttatttaaaattcataaaaccgATAGAACCTTACCACCATCAACCatcatcattttaaatttaaattttgtggttTCCAATTGaagttattttctttatgttgTGTCTTTGATTGCAAATTCAAAAGAGAAAGAGATTAggcatagaaaaataaattctttcacCTAATTTGTTCCTAATTAACTGTTGTTTCTGGTCTCTTGTGTGTTTTTGCCTTGACTGGTTGTGTGTGACTCCTCTAGAAGTGATACctgtataaagaaaaaacaacaaaaatgatgcaGCAGCCTATGTTCACAAGTGATTTTCATAGGAAGAAGCATTTCGGTCCTGGTGGTTCCTATAATGTAACCTAATTTTCTTTTgtcttttgattttcatttaatttatacaaagtcttccctttctttctttttgattaatgcatattttgtatgtttctcTTTTTTAGAGTAATGCTGAAAAGATTGCATCTGCAGCAGCTGCTGCTGCAGCAGCACCCCGTGACATTGCTGCAACTAAAGACGAAGCCAAAGATTCGGAAATAGTTGAAATGCGACCAGAGCATTTATTCAAACATCCATTACAAAACAAATGGACCTTATGGTATTTGGAGAGTGATCGATCAAAAGCTTGGGAGGAACTACAAAACGAAATTACCAGCTTTGATACAGTTGAAGATTTCTGGAGGTTAGTTAACTATACTTTCAATAAatctaaatatttcatataaaatgcaaacaatgaatattgtttttgttttatctttcaGTCTATACAATCACATTAAGCCTCCATCTGAGATTAAAATCGGAAGTGATTACTCTTTGTTCAAAAAAGGAATTCGGtatgttgtttattatttttagtttctttgttgcggttaaacttaaacttgcaatatataaatttgaaattacagGCCGATGTGGGAAGACAGTGCTAACAAGCAAGGAGGCAGGTGGATGATTTCACTGAGCAGAGGTAAACCATCAGAAATGGACAATCTATGGCTGGATGTTGTaagtatagattttattttattttttattgaaaacaaaaaaaaacttgataagGTTGGTACCCTTATAAATGCTGGTAAATCTTGGTTCAtagttttgttgttaaattgtttgtaagatacaaattattaattttgtaatttattaactttcttAACGGTCCCAAAAGTGTATCGGTTGCATTATgcagtttaaaagaaaattctttttaaaaatgcagtAACACACTTATATAATCCATGACCTTATTTATGGATTATTTGGATGATGTTGAccaatttcagtttaaaaaaaaatgtaacgtCCACTGTTGATCGAAACGTGGTTTCCAGCACcatttttggaaataagaacGTTTTCAGCACTATTCTATAATACAAACCAAACAGTCACTTTCCCagaattaatatacaaaattggaTGGTCGAGCTCCAAcgatcaaaaaaaaactttgtaagcAAATAATCCGCTAGAAAAGTTGAGATCTATTCCGAGTGATCTCGCCAACAGCAGCCTCATACGTATGACAATGGATCACCAGCACATCAGTCTCATAATCTTGTGTACAGCAGGCGCGTTGAGTGCTTCTTCTCGGCCAAAGCTTCATTTAAAGTGTTGGGCTACGTAGCACTCGCTTTGAAAATAAGGTTTCAATATTTCGCAAGGTTTTTAAGTGTAAAACgactcaattttttgtttcataatattgcaatggctgcgaaagacagagtgtggttacgaattccacattcgcgtagtacgactaaagaacgaatctctgtacttggcCTTACAACCGAACATTCCTAGAAGGgcgagtattatggttgaactgttttaggggaggaatgcaaaaaataaaaaaaccgtaaaaGAGTGTGAGACATGAAACTTTACGATATTATTCGAGCGATAATCTAAATGCTACTTAACTACCTTTGTTCTCGAAGGactcaattaaattttacaaatggaTGTGGTTTTCGTCagtaaatttcttgaaaaatatgaaacttcTTTGGTGTATCAGTTTGTTAACAAACGGCTTAAGATGATCACATCCACCGCCGTTCATTAGGTTAGAAGCAGGCATTTTCGAGAAGTAAAATCGTTATTTCTCCCGTTACACGatggattagaaaaaaacaactatggTAAATGAGGGACTattatgttaacaacaaaatataaaatttgggtAAAGGAGAGATTTAGCTAACGGAACTTTCATGGAAAATTGTTAATTGAGTTAagaatatgcgaaaataaatcgggTCATTTGATTAGAAGCACAtcaaataaatggaaataaaatgcaagtgtttttattttgttatgttctTTAGCTTTTATtaggatttttttataatgtgtGATACCACAAGCCTTCAAAGTAACATCAATCAAATTCTATCTTTTAAGGATTTATAAAGAGATTCCAAGTAGACCAGAGAAATCTCACTCCAGGCCAATTTGATACCATGAATTAGCGCTTTCTTGTCATCGTACTGGTTTCATGTAGCTTACGTGTAAGCTAGTCCCacacatttttaattagttAAGGTCCGAGGAATATGGTGGCCAAGGCAGCAAGTGGAAGTTTTGGTTTGCAATTAGGTTTTCCTGCTGACCAATCCATGGAATTGATCCAAAAAGCTCGATAATACATATTGAGGAATACTGATTCCAGGAAGGCTTTGTATGTTTTCCTAGTCATTTGGTATCTTGGACTACCAAGTCTATAGCGCCGTACAATAAAATTGAGCCCCAGACAATAACGCCTCCTTTTTTTGCTATGGTGACGGTTTAAAAATCACTACTCTTTCCTAATTgatggaaataataattataaccatCTGCCCCATCTAGGTTAAATTTTTCGTAGGAAAAAAATAGCCTCCCCCATTTTGCTCATCCCAGCTCATGTGATCTTTCTCGAAACACAAGCGTTGCTTCTTCCTTGCGTTATTAAGtggtggttttttcttaaacttcagGTGCTTTAAGTGTTTAGCATGGCGAATTGTGCATTTAACAGGGGATAAACTGGGCTTAACATTAGCTTTCTCAGTAGTTTTAGCTGCCGATAAAGCTGAATTTGACGCTATTCTAAGGATAATTCACGGTGCGGAAAGTCTTAAGGCAGAggaagtgtttttttatttttcgcttttttttcGGGCTATAGcaaagaattaaaatgttttagagCAGTAAACATCTATTCTTGCTCTTTCCTCCACTTtcaaacatttgttgttgcCCATTTCTATGAACACTCAATCAAGAACAATTCATTTATAAATTGTActgtttctcaaaaaaaaaaagtttgcacTTCACAAAACAACGTCGTCATTCACTGCTTCTAATCTAATGAcccgatttattttcgcatattctTGACTCAATTAACAATTTGTCATAAAAGTGTCGTAAGCTAAATCTCCTATacccaaattttatatttttgtcaacaaaataGTCCCtcatttaccattttttgttgTCCATCATGTAACGGGGAAAATATCTATTTTACTATTCGACAATCCCTGCTTCTAATCTTATGACAGGCAGTGTAGAACAGCAAAAAAGATTTTGTAGACTAAGTtaggaaaaaaaacaatgatgacCCTATAgcagctttataaataaataaattaggtggcgcaacagtgcgTTGGAAACTAGGGATTCCAGTTCTTTCGTTTCATCcgaaagtgtttaaaaaaataaatctggggcagatccaaaaatatcttacaatcaaaAACCTGTTAAGTACttgtcagtctggttttcgacctaagcgcagctgcaaatccgccttactttttgtaactgataAAATAAGAATAGCAATTGACAAtgatcatgttacattgctaacactgttagattattcaaaggcttttgatactgttatccactcaattctttgtagaaagctgcgaattaaTTTTGGGTTTtctgtaagcttgttctttcgtatctcagcgaAAGGCAACAATGCGTAGTGGCCAATCgatactcgtccacatttctcaatgttttgagttgagtgccacagggatctaaCCTTGGACCAATCGTcttctcactttacataaatgagttaccacaagttgctaaCATTGTTTAAATCATCCTTATGCTGATGTTGTGCAGCTCCTGATAATTCCACTCTTCGGAGCTAAAAACGATGCCGTAGCTTTAAAGGACGCGgatctgctccgcatttcacagtggtcaaaaaagaaTGATCTCCGCCTTAAACCTTGAAAATCCACATTTCTCCCCATCtatcgcaaaaactttgatctatcGGGTTTAAACCCGTTGAAACTAgacgacgaaaccattgaatatgttagcactgctagaaacctagAAGTAGTATTCAGTCgcactctcacttgggatgaccaccttaatagtgccattggtaaagtctatggaagtctccgccctcttcaagtcactcgaaatttcataccgatcaaaactaaactgctgCTTGCTAAGGCCCAAACTAGACTGTATTTCTAGCCGCAAATTGAATGTTGCTGCCCGCTATATTCATAATCTCCGTCGTTATGATCACATATCCATTTTTGCGGTACGGGTTTGTGGTTGTAGCCTAGACAGCTTTATAAACTTCGCTCTCTGAGCTACCTACATCAAATCATCCAAACACAACAACCTGATTATCTATACGGTATGCTGAATTTCCCTCATTTAACAAGGtcctttgctttaatattaccccgatacaattttctaatCACTGCGcttcaattttttattcatattgcACACCTTTGGAACTCTGCCCATCGCTATGAGAAcataagtagatttaaattttttacttttcaactatttggcaaataattgatgttaaatttccttttctttttataaatatgtaaatagaagtcttaggtatatatacagttgtgttcataaaaatagcagtgctctccaaataaaacaaaaaggccttcaatatcaacgttataatatatttcattaaacttctaaaaactaaaatattttattcataataacagaaaataaatattatcggttttttaccgttagctttgtcacagtaaaaacagttttttaaatatatggctgttcataaaaatagcagtaaatgacaaagtactagatctattacgtaagaagtaagaaaaactgttagTTATATGAAAGTGTACAAATAGTGTTAGCATACAATtagttctttgttgcataacctttgtttttattatgtttcGCATCAACGTGGCACCGAGTACACTAAAACCTGtcacctctcgactggtattgcaTTCTACGAATCAcacactgcttcccacaattttttcgaattctagtgttttgctttatgaactgcgttcttaacatcccccgaCAAATTTGCGATGaggttaaggtcgggggattgaaCGGGCCACTCCGTAACAGAtcacttcttctgcgcaaaccatgattttgccttttttgacgtatgctttgggtcttgttggtatacccaagcCAACGACATTTcttcttcagcatagggtaacataaccacCTCATGGGTTAAATAGGCCCGACctcgtaatatgaaaagcaagcgCATATCATAATTGTTCCTCCACCACTGTTATTATAGTGTACCCTGGGTCGAttgctgcattttagggtcttgtcacataaaaaggacgactttgctttcatcgctccacagaacattcctccatttctcttttgcctaatctctatgcgctttaacaaactccattctctttgccacataccttttcgtcaagaatggttcCTTGCGTGGACTTtcggctggtaacttcgcttataaaagacgtcttcgtattgtgacagcgttaacagacagttgaagtccatttcttattttcctagagtctatggaagggttctgttttgctaactgaacaatttttctgtcagttcttttagTAGTCGTTTTTGGGcctagcgttttcggtttattttgccattttaaggcgttactgaccatttttgctgagcagccttggatgtcttgaatattttggtaggttttaaCCTCCAAAtggtactttttatgacaagaattactttttggagaatttgtcaatacctCACAAGAGCCAGCTTTATTTATAGCTTTTTAAACGTTGCCTAGGTTAGGTGGGGGACCCTTTTCTCAAAATGTACTTTTTGATATTAGCAGCATTTGCTTCTTGGTAATGTTGTCACTGCTTGATGTTGGTTACAAAGGTATTCTTAAGATATTGGCAGAGATGAGATCGGAGAAATCTTAGTTGTCTCCTGCGATTGCAACCTTTCAAAGTCGACTTGTCCCAAAGCATTTCATTACTTTGGCATCAATTGATATATCACTCCGCCACGTACCGGAGCTTAGGGGTAGTAGTCCAAGTCAAatcagataaaatttaaaagatcatagaagaaagaaatgtcttgatttttaatatcatttcctgattatatcaaatttataaataaacttattataacattattttctttaacagcTCCTTTGCTTGATTGGTGAAGCATTTGATCATTCAGACCAAATTTGTGGTGCTGTCATTAATCTTCGTGGAAAGGGACATAAAATTGGTAagtatcataatttttaaaacgtcTGTTTATAATAATCTAATGAATTTCTTTCCTACAGCCATTTGGACAGCCGATGGTAATAATGAAGAAGCAACTCTGGAAATCGGTCATAAACTAAAAGACTCATTGCGTCTATCGAAATCAACATTACAATATCAACTACACAAAGATACAATGGTTAAACAAGGACCCAGTGTGAAGCCTAGATTCACTCTCTAAAGAGTGTCTTAGGTATTTCCGCAGAAATATAACGAGTGGCATTCTTCTTTTTCAAACAACAATCGTCGCACGTTCATTATCATTTctcctattatttttttttttttttgaaagctctagttgtatatttaattataatttctttttttaacaaattgatttatgaacaaacaaaacaaaaaaaaaacaatttaacaaggatttaaacaaaagaaaataatcgtGAGATCGATCTCTTTTCGATTGAATAAGGCAAGAAATAGAACTCACGACGCGAAACACAATTTCGAAAGAAAAGAGCTGGTCTtatctatagaaaaaaaaatatgtaaaacaaaGTCAATAGTTTCCACTGTCTCATCTGAGATTAgtggaaaatggaaaaagaaaatctaattttatatCGACAATTGGTAGTTCTATTGTATTTTCCTTGTAATCTACTCTAATCTTTATgttattgtgaagaaatttgaattatttaaataaaataaaaaaaaaacagtaaaaacacaatttgtttctattacacatttttttatttatattgggCTTAGAAAAACTTTATGGTTTGTATTGTGAATATAATAATTTCGAGGCAAAAAGGGGTGTGGAGctgaattcttttctttttagccTGATTCGGACAGTCAATAAGAACGTGGAATCTTAAAATAGCAAAATCTACGTTTTATTATAGCTTTCACTATGTAATACCTCCTTTGAGAAATTTGGATAAGGACTGCCGAAGTTTGAAGccgtttttgataattttatttaaatttttacaaccCCAAATTTGAACGACCAATAGCCCAGAAATTTGCTCGATGTCGTTTTGGTGAATGTTTAAGACGATTTTTTGAAGCTTCTAGTGGGGGTATCAAAATGATTTatatatcaaaatgacagtttattTGTCAAGAATATAATgaaattcaagttttgaaaattaattgaaaaattaaaaagttatggcactttatgtcaaaaaacttagtttttttgtaatatgGCCTCTAAGTCATTTTCTTCGcatgataaattaaaaacagatattTCACCTTATTTGTGACAAATTAAGCTTTACAACGACGTATCACTCATAAAATTCTGATCAGTATTTTTCAAGTTATAGCCGATTTCCCTCCGTTCGAacgataaatttgaaattttccttGCATTAACctagaattttttgaataaaatatttttttgggaaaattgaatttaactttttttaatgataacCTGTCCCTATAATATTGTTTGGCATTAATTTAGGAAAGAAAAAGACCTTTTAATCAATGTTATTATTAGTTTTAGCAATTTGAAGTTTTGTTCGGTAACTTttgaattacaaataaaaatgttgttttcacaTTTCCATTACAATtgtaggttcttttttttttgtaaatatgtatttttacataATAATGTACATACTAGCTCGTCATTTATCATCTTTATATTTATGCAATCATTAAATACTTCAACTGCATTTGGgcattaaacaaaagaaaattattttaaatcttggttcattaaattttaaataaaaaaattggttagCACATTTTGCTCTTTGTTTCTTGTGTTTCACGAAAACAAACAGCATTCAAAAAGATTCACAACTTGACACTTAACCGTTTGTTTGTTCTTTCAAGGCCACTTTGGGCCATCTAAGgtgcatttttgtttaagttcaaaaCTGGGACAGGGTATTAAGGTTGTCTTTCTTTTGCAATCGTGGCtcagtttttttaaagtccGGGTTAAAAAGGAAATGCCTCTTGCATGAGATGATCGTTATTTTAACTCAATCATACCTCCTGAACTTGATCTTAATTTTAagggctgctgctgctgatgtcgacgatgttttgaagttttgtttctGCACCACCATACACTCTACTCTTGAAATCGTATAgtttattatgtaaaatttgttcttttatttgtatCGTTTACGTGTCATGCAAAAAGGAACAGAAAAAGGATTTTTGAAGCtagtaaaattatatttatcaaATTGCGGTCTATGTCCATTTTAcggaaatacaaaatgtatggaATTTCAATTCAAGAACCGCGATTGTACGCCTAAGGAAAGGTGCCCGTTAATAGAGCATTTACTAAATCTTTTTGAGTCTAAGCTTTTAGAAAATAGAAATTCGATTTTGATCAGTACTTACCCCTTTTCACTTCATCCAAATGTAGAAAATCACTCGTTAGTATTAACTTTCAAATAAGTACATATCATAGAATATGTAGACTTAAAGAACATACATACGTATAAATTATATGGGTACCTGTTCAAAATTCAGTTTCCTGGACTTGGTTGAAGATTTACAAAGAATTCCATCGCAACTGCTTAACTTAGTGCACTAAAACCTACTCTAAGAGCCTGCTCCGTTTTATTCATACAGTTTTCTGAATCAACTAACTTTTCCTTTAACCACttaacttaataataaattacaaattttacgaaaaagattttattttactctTCAGAAATTGGTAATACGAGTTGTTGTATAAAGCCATTTTATTAGCTTTCTTTGGGACAGCTAAGTTTTCAataaatgatattatttttattttcaacaaatatcTAGGATAATTAATTATGTATGTGTATCGTCACATACCCTagttagctgtctccagttttgcacgcctagttggttgaggtcttcacccacctgcgagcgccacctgagttgcggtcttcctctagccatctaagtcgttggactttgattctattAATTAGGTCGATGTCGTTGTACAGcttgtacagttcgtcgttatatcttctccgtCATTCCTTCAaatatgcatacgggaccaaacattttttctctcgaagcattctaagacgctcacatctttctttgacatggtccaggcctcagcgccataaatgagaaccggtatgatgagtgtcttatagatggtgattttagatgctcgagagagaactttactactcaattgccttctaagtccaaagaagcagggatttgcaagagttattcctcgTTTGATTGCAGCGCTATAAACAAAGACACCAGTTGTCTGTtctatagcggtgcctaggtagacaaagttcgtAACTAcagtccatggtgacgttttgttcaacaCGTTGTtgttcaatttccttttttgatgacagcatatatacttggtcttgccctcattgaccactaaacccatcttcttcgcttccgtcgcaatgcttaaaaacgctccactgacattacgctttgatcttcttattatgtcaatatcatctgcgttcACTCATTATATTTGGTTCTATTTGAATTGAGCAGACCTAGGTGCCTagcagtaagtaagtaagtaacaattTCATTTACTTATATTCTTAtattcattcctgacaacattactcgcacacaggaatggttgagagttgtaagtcactaggccctagttcccaacggactgttgagccacccaatttaatttaatattcttaTATATACAGATTTATAATTGTATGAATTGATAAGCTACGGCTTAGCCGTCAGCCTGGttagcaaattttttaaataaattacatgttttgttaattcacatttttcaatcttaaatcggtataaaaatcaaacatattcCGTCATTTGTTCTATATTTAAATATGGATTATAAAAAGTTGCTTAAGGTCTTCCAATCACATTCGTTCAAAATTTGGAGTGTTTCTTGCAtggttaatgtatttttaccaaaaaacactAGCGACTGTTGATAAAATATAGGACTTACACTCATGAAGTGATAACAATCCtcctttgattttaaatttcataacgtacaaaattgattgaagctGCCGTTATAGGGTCTagcatttaaacttataagttcaaatcttgttttaaaaatgaaagaaatgtctTTGTAGCTAAGTCCATCATGGAAGTAGTTTCGTGGGCTTAGGTTATAGTTGAGCTGAGAGTATAGTACTCTTCTATCTGATTCGCGAGCTTTAATTATAAAGGATTCTCGAACTATGTCTTCATTCTTCTGTATAATCCTGTAAAGTTGCtcctttaagttttttaaatcgttGAAATCTATATACAGTATCTCTCACCAAGTATTACCGATATCTTGCCATTTTTTCATCCGACAAATTTGTATTCCTCAGATCGTACAAAAGCATTTTTTCGACAGTCTATTCTTCTGGTAAGTACAAGTTTTAATAATGTAATCAGCCTGCGCCTCTAGTGTGCTCGTGAAAAGTTTCAGTATTCCGGTTTCTAAATAAATAGCATAAATCGGTGTATTTTGAGGTTGAAGTTgaagagttttctcaaaaaattccgTTGAAATTTATCTTTCACTTCGTATTCATCTGCACCCCAGACCTGAGAAGCGTAGCAGAGTTGATTTCACAATggcatcaaatattttatatttggctGAAAGAATTATTCTGCCGCTTGCTTTGAGAGGTGCTGGCTTTTTCCATAAGGTGTTGGTCAAAATTTAGGGTTGAATTCAGCTTTacacctaaatatttaatttctttggatATTTCCTAAAGATTTCCATTTACCTTCTATTTCCGCTAAAGTTTCGTGAGAAGATCATAATTTTTTACTTGTCTGTATTAAAAGATATCCCCCACTTATCACAGTAATTTGATAAGCGATTTATCATCAACTGTAGATTTTCTGGTGATCCCGACAACAGGACAAGGTCATCAGCGTACAGTAGCACATTTATAACAGAATCAGATATTCGAATTCCTCCAGGTAAGGCTTCCTCTTTCATTTATGAACAGCGAAAACAACAAGGCACTGAGTGGACAACCTTATTTTACTCCGGTACATGTTTCGAACCATTCTGAGAATTCTGCCATCCCAGACTGCTGCATTAGTTCCAGTATACATCGCtttaattactttcaaaaaactcGAAGATAGACCCAATTGTGAGAGCTTATAGAAGAGCGCGCTTCTGTTTACAAGCTCAAAAGCCACTTTGAAGTCCACAGAGAaagaataaacttttttgttcctTCCTTGAAAAGCTTTTATGATTGAGTGAAGATGTGGTCTAttcttgaaaagttttttctaaatccaACTTGGAGATCCGACAGTGTTTTTCAAGTCTCTCTTCTAGTATACCgcagaatattttataaatttaaaataaaggaaacattttctaaaacgaaataaaaaatacgaaactaaaatttaataaaagatctactttttctttaaatgccttaatagcaatacatttttataagtaTCCATTAAATAGCATTTcagttaaattaaactaaaaacaaattaaatcacagtttaagtgaaataaataaacgttAAAAAAGGTAAGTGATACGCACCTTTTCGCCAGAAAAGAACTTATAACTTATTTCTGCTTGGCCCTGTATTTGCATGGTTATTTAACTGcattgtaatataaaatttatttaaccaaaCACATTAATTCCTATTAACGGAATTACATTATCTTAAATTTGTTACTAAGAATTTCTTtctagtatttttaaattacttaaatagATAAGATATCACTTATTGGTAAATGGAATCCAAAGTTAACACACCTCTTATGGACGTTTGATGATATCATCGTTAAACCTAAAgcattaaacattaaacaagAATCTGTcgggaaaattttaatttagtacGTTTTggtttttcactttttataacc
This window contains:
- the LOC129946462 gene encoding eukaryotic translation initiation factor 4E1 isoform X1, with protein sequence MMQQPMFTSDFHRKKHFGPGGSYNSNAEKIASAAAAAAAAPRDIAATKDEAKDSEIVEMRPEHLFKHPLQNKWTLWYLESDRSKAWEELQNEITSFDTVEDFWSLYNHIKPPSEIKIGSDYSLFKKGIRPMWEDSANKQGGRWMISLSRGKPSEMDNLWLDVLLCLIGEAFDHSDQICGAVINLRGKGHKIAIWTADGNNEEATLEIGHKLKDSLRLSKSTLQYQLHKDTMVKQGPSVKPRFTL
- the LOC129946462 gene encoding eukaryotic translation initiation factor 4E1 isoform X3, with translation MSNAEKIASAAAAAAAAPRDIAATKDEAKDSEIVEMRPEHLFKHPLQNKWTLWYLESDRSKAWEELQNEITSFDTVEDFWSLYNHIKPPSEIKIGSDYSLFKKGIRPMWEDSANKQGGRWMISLSRGKPSEMDNLWLDVLLCLIGEAFDHSDQICGAVINLRGKGHKIAIWTADGNNEEATLEIGHKLKDSLRLSKSTLQYQLHKDTMVKQGPSVKPRFTL
- the LOC129946462 gene encoding eukaryotic translation initiation factor 4E1 isoform X2, producing the protein MVLSEVEKSNAEKIASAAAAAAAAPRDIAATKDEAKDSEIVEMRPEHLFKHPLQNKWTLWYLESDRSKAWEELQNEITSFDTVEDFWSLYNHIKPPSEIKIGSDYSLFKKGIRPMWEDSANKQGGRWMISLSRGKPSEMDNLWLDVLLCLIGEAFDHSDQICGAVINLRGKGHKIAIWTADGNNEEATLEIGHKLKDSLRLSKSTLQYQLHKDTMVKQGPSVKPRFTL